DNA from Brevibacterium sp. 'Marine':
CCCGGCCTTCGGCTTGCGTCGCCGAGATGACTGCATCGATGCAGCAGGGTCGGTCCGCGCAGAGCGAGGCGTCTTCGTCTCAGCCTTGCCATCCTCCGTGTTCCCGCCGGAGAAGAAGACATCGACCGGACGATCGTTGGAGTTCGCGTCGGGGATCAATGCTCCGAGCCCGCGCCCCAGGCCCCTCTTCTTGCGTTCAGCCACGACTTACTCCTCGATTCGCTATTTCTTCAGCGGCTTCCCGATACGACAGGGCACCGCTGGAATGTGGGTCATATGAGATCACGGTCTGGCCATAGCTCGGTGCCTCGGAGATCCTCACCGATCTCGGGATAGCAGTGCCGAGCACCTGCTCCGGGAAATGGGTGCGAACATCCTCGGCGACCTGAGCGCTGAGGTTCGTGCGACCGTCATACATCGTCAGCAGAATCGTGGAGATCGCGAGCTCAGGATTGAGATGCTTCTGGATGAGCTGGATGTTCTTCAGCAGCTGGCTCAGTCCCTCGAGTGCATAGTATTCGCACTGGATCGGAATGAGGACCTCGCGAGCTGCCACGAAGGCGTTCACTGTCAGCAGACCGAGGCTGGGCGGGCAGTCGATGATGATGTAGTCGACGCGGTCTCCGGCTGCTTCCTCTTCTTTGAGATAGATACCCAGGGCACGCTGCAGTCTCTGTTCGCGCGCGACGAGGGACACGAGTTCGATCTCCGCGCCGGCGAGGTCGATGGTGGCCGGCACGCACTTGAGAGTGTCGAAGTCCGGACACTGTGCCACGGCCTCGCGCATCGGAACATCGTCGATGAGGACGTCATAGATGCTCGTGACCTCGGAATAATGGTCGATGCCCAGGGCGGTGCTCGCATTGCCCTGGGGGTCGATGTCGATGAGCAGGACGTTGAGCCCCTGATTGGCCAGGGCAGCCGCGATGTTCACCGCCGTCGTGGTCTTTCCGACGCCGCCCTTCTGGTTCGCGATCGTGAAGATGCGGGTCGAGTCCGGCCGTGGAAAGGTTGTCTGCGACAGTCGATCCGCTCGCCGGTTGTCCCGTGCAATCGCGGCACCAATGGGAGACGACTCATCCATGATCGGCATAGGGCGCACTCCATCATCCATCGGTTTCACAAGGCTCTCATCCAGCCTAGACCAACTCTACTTCGTACTATTTCTTGACGATCTCGACGACACGACTCGGAACCTCGAGGATGCCGCCGCCATCAACGATATGGATCTCGGGCTGCGAGAGTCGATACCGTTTGATCAGCTTCTTCGCCTTGGCAAGCTCGCCTTCGACCGAAGCTCCCTTGAGGGCGAGGATCCGTCCTCCGGGGCTGATGACCTCGCGGGTCCATTCGATGAGGGTCGTCATCGCCTTGACCGCACGTGCGGTCACGACCGTGAACATCTCCTCGTCGACGAGGTCCTCGACCCGTTCGCGAACGATGCGCACATTCTCAAGTCCCAGATCATCGACGACCATGTTCAGCCATTCGACACGACGCTCCATCGGTTCGATAAGGACGATCTTCGCCTCCGGGCGCAGCAGCGCGATCGGAATTCCGGGCAGGCCGGCTCCGCTGCCGACGTCGCCGACGACATCGTTCTCACCGATATGCTCGGCGACCACAGCGCAATTGAGAATATGCCGAGTCCACAGGCGATCGACCTCGCGCGGACCGATGAGCCCCCAGTCGATTCCGGTCGTGGCCAAGTGCTCGGCATACCGCTGCGCGGCAGGATAAGCCGCACCGAAGTACTCTTCGGTGCCGGGCGGAGGCGACTCGATCTCCGCTGTCGTCGTTTCGTTCGAGAGCTCGGTCTCGTTCGGGAGCTCGGGGTCGTTATCGGGCTGATCAGTCATCGGCGAGCCGGATGACGACATGACGACCGTCGCCCTCACCCTCGGACTCCGAGACCAGACCGGCGCGGGCCGCCTGGTCATGGATGATCTTGCGTTCGAAGCTGTTCATCGGTTTGAACGCGAATTCTTCGCCGCCGTCCTTGACGTCGTCGATGGCACGCTTGGCCTTCTTGACCAGCTCTTCGCGACGGCTGTTGCGGAAGCCGTCGATATCGAGCATCAGCCACGACCGCTGACCGGTCTGCGTCTGCACGGCCAGACGGCTGAGTTCCTGCAGCGCACCGAGGGTCCGGCCCTCACGGCCGACGAGGGTACTCAGGTTCGAGTCCTCGTCGTCCTCGCAGACGATGGACAGCTGCGCACGACCGTCAGCGACATCGATGTCGATATCGCCGTCGATGTCGGCCAGATCCATCAGCTCTTCGAGGTAGTCCGCGGCGATCTCACCCTCTTCTTCGAGGAGTTCGGCACGGCTCGGCTTCGTCGAGGTCTCCTCCGAAGTCTCTTCCGGTGTCTGTTCGGAGGTCTCGTCGATCTTCTCTTCGGTCATGTCTGTCCTCAGCGCTTCTTGTTCTTCTTACGGTTCTTGCTCACAGGCTGCTGCCGCTGGCCGCTCTTCTTCGGGGCCTCCTCGGTGACGGTCGACCCCTTGAGCTCATCCTGCTTCACGGTCTTGCCCTTGCGAGCCTTGCGCTCAAGCATCTCCTTCTCGGCCTTCGAGCCGGGAGCGGGCATATTGCGGATGACCATGTGCTGCTGAGCCATCGTCCAGGTGTTCGAGACCAGCCAGTAGATGAGGACACCGAGCGGGAAGTAGATGCCGCCGATGCCGAAGACGAGAGGCATCACATAGAGCAGCATCTTCTGCGACTGCATCATCGGGTTGGCCATCGCCGACTCCGACATGTTCTTCGCCATCATCTGCTTCTGGGTGATGAACATGGTGGCGGCCATGATGACGATGAGCACACCGGTCAGCAGCTTGACTGCAAAGCCTGGGTCGGTGAAGACCGCCGAAAGGCTGATGCCGAAGATCGAAGAGTTCTCGGCCTGAATCGCCAGCTGCTGAGTGAAGCCGCCGATCGCGCCGACAGAGCCCTCGGCGACCTTCGGCATGTTGTGGATGACGCGGAAGAGCGAGAAGAAGATCGGCATCTGCACGAGCAGCGGCAGGCACGATGCCCAGGGGCTGGTCTTGTTGTCGCGGAACAGTGCCATCTGCTCTTCGGCCATGGCCTGGCGAGAGTACTGGTCTTTCTTGCCTTTGTACTTCGCCTGCAGACGCTGGATCTCCGGCTGCAGCAGCTGCATCTTGCGCTGCGACTTGATCTGGTAGACGAAGAGAGGGATGAGGAGAGCACGGATGACCACGGTCAGTCCGGCGATCGAGAGCACCCAGGTCCAACCGCTGTCGGCAGGCAGGCCGATCGCGGTGAAGATCTCGTGGAAGATCGCGAGGATCCAAGCAACTACCCACTGCAGCGGGTAGAGCAGCTTGTCCATCCAGTCCATTCAGTTCTCCTCGTTACAACGATGCTGGCGCGTCGTTCATTTTGCCATTGTTCACAGGTCTGCGCGACACGACGTGTGCCCCGGGGCAGTCCGCTTGTTCGCGCTCGCTCGCGGACTGCGAGTTCAATATGTTCTAACTGTGTGCCTGACCGCGGTGGATGGTCTTCGACCTGGCCTCCCGCGCCGATCCCGGCACATGGTCGACGCCGCCGTGCGACCACGGATTGCAGCGCAGTATGCGCCACCCAGTTAACACCACTCCCTTGAGAACTCCGTGTATCTCGAACGCCTCGAGACCGTACATGGAGCAGCTGGGATAGTAGCGGCACACTTGGCCGTAGAGAGGAGAGATCA
Protein-coding regions in this window:
- the rsmG gene encoding 16S rRNA (guanine(527)-N(7))-methyltransferase RsmG; this translates as MTDQPDNDPELPNETELSNETTTAEIESPPPGTEEYFGAAYPAAQRYAEHLATTGIDWGLIGPREVDRLWTRHILNCAVVAEHIGENDVVGDVGSGAGLPGIPIALLRPEAKIVLIEPMERRVEWLNMVVDDLGLENVRIVRERVEDLVDEEMFTVVTARAVKAMTTLIEWTREVISPGGRILALKGASVEGELAKAKKLIKRYRLSQPEIHIVDGGGILEVPSRVVEIVKK
- the yidC gene encoding membrane protein insertase YidC, which codes for MDWMDKLLYPLQWVVAWILAIFHEIFTAIGLPADSGWTWVLSIAGLTVVIRALLIPLFVYQIKSQRKMQLLQPEIQRLQAKYKGKKDQYSRQAMAEEQMALFRDNKTSPWASCLPLLVQMPIFFSLFRVIHNMPKVAEGSVGAIGGFTQQLAIQAENSSIFGISLSAVFTDPGFAVKLLTGVLIVIMAATMFITQKQMMAKNMSESAMANPMMQSQKMLLYVMPLVFGIGGIYFPLGVLIYWLVSNTWTMAQQHMVIRNMPAPGSKAEKEMLERKARKGKTVKQDELKGSTVTEEAPKKSGQRQQPVSKNRKKNKKR
- a CDS encoding R3H domain-containing nucleic acid-binding protein, with product MTEEKIDETSEQTPEETSEETSTKPSRAELLEEEGEIAADYLEELMDLADIDGDIDIDVADGRAQLSIVCEDDEDSNLSTLVGREGRTLGALQELSRLAVQTQTGQRSWLMLDIDGFRNSRREELVKKAKRAIDDVKDGGEEFAFKPMNSFERKIIHDQAARAGLVSESEGEGDGRHVVIRLADD
- a CDS encoding ParA family protein encodes the protein MPIMDESSPIGAAIARDNRRADRLSQTTFPRPDSTRIFTIANQKGGVGKTTTAVNIAAALANQGLNVLLIDIDPQGNASTALGIDHYSEVTSIYDVLIDDVPMREAVAQCPDFDTLKCVPATIDLAGAEIELVSLVAREQRLQRALGIYLKEEEAAGDRVDYIIIDCPPSLGLLTVNAFVAAREVLIPIQCEYYALEGLSQLLKNIQLIQKHLNPELAISTILLTMYDGRTNLSAQVAEDVRTHFPEQVLGTAIPRSVRISEAPSYGQTVISYDPHSSGALSYREAAEEIANRGVSRG
- the yidD gene encoding membrane protein insertion efficiency factor YidD, yielding MDAEHDLKHVSEVPRRPAGFWPTLGWIVLVGPRMPFVWFIRAYRIVISPLYGQVCRYYPSCSMYGLEAFEIHGVLKGVVLTGWRILRCNPWSHGGVDHVPGSAREARSKTIHRGQAHS